In Necator americanus strain Aroian chromosome IV, whole genome shotgun sequence, the following proteins share a genomic window:
- a CDS encoding hypothetical protein (NECATOR_CHRIV.G14597.T1), producing the protein MGFLSGSDVDVSSKWLSCGIQGWMAQRIIRQAILLRSCTWAVSAAADWDELLDICSGIMVGFLIDVASMDSSIVMVGLWYDVVDVVIVVQIISASSVSLQVRSSRAKMVTVAVGSISPPFVVAPIDVKGVHKLRGVGLILDEAYGMFIALLEGLQYFNEDLVVPHILDLTLECCYLHC; encoded by the coding sequence ATGGGCTTCTTGAGCGGTAGCGATGTTGACGTGTCTTCGAAGTGGTTGAGCTGCGGGATACAAGGTTGGATGGCACAACGTATCATCAGGCAAGCAATTCTATTGCGGAGCTGTACATGGGCGGTATCTGCAGCGGCTGATTGGGATGAGCTTCTGGATATATGCAGTGGAATTATGGTAGGGTTCCTGATAGATGTGGCATCCATGGACTCATCCATTGTGATGGTAGGATTGTGGTATGATGTGGTGGATGTGGTTATAGTGGTGCAAATCATATCCGCAAGTTCGGTTTCCTTGCAGGTAAGATCATCAAGAGCCAAGATGGTAACGGTAGCTGTTGGTTCCATTTCGCCACCTTTTGTGGTCGCGCCAATAGATGTCAAAGGCGTCCATAAGCTCCGTGGCGTTGGGTTGATTCTCGATGAAGCTTATGGCATGTTCATAGCGCTGCTGGAAGGTCTCCAATATTTCAATGAAGACCTTGTCGTTCCTCATATCCTCGATTTGACGCTGGAGTGTTGCTATCTGCACTGCTGA
- a CDS encoding hypothetical protein (NECATOR_CHRIV.G14599.T3): MTAVYFIFCLFGSCLCYLTVISKKSQKRTLRNFVDMWLLFPYALIPAIMHGPSFGVTFLKFAMELLYEWLKESGLLDGEGDSTFIHHLIAAALDALPWFVLLFPLVQAILAVICIEIFRQQFFFVFTCARVYDEPAVAAPKIFNGWVSKISPQWCHAPLETVKMEGGSG, encoded by the exons ATGACTGCTGTATACTTCATATTTTGTCTTTTCGGTAGCTGTCTTTGTTATCTCACCGTTATTTCGAAGAAGTCACAAAAG CGCACTCTACGCAATTTTGTTGATATGTGGTTGCTGTTCCCTTATGCTCTCATTCCCGCTATCATGCATGGTCCTTCTTTCGGTGTGACATTCCTGAAATTCGCAATGGAGTTACTCTATGAATGGCTTAAGGAGAGCGGCCTCCTCGATGGTGAAGGAG ACTCCACTTTCATACATCACCTAATAGCAGCTGCTCTGGATGCGCTGCCGTGGTTCGTTCtactttttcctcttgttcAAGCTATCCTTGCTGTGATCTGCATAGAAATTTTTAGACAGCAG ttctttttcgtctttacATGTGCGAGAGTGTACGATGAACCCGCCGTTGCTGCTCCCAAGATTTTCAATGGATGGGTTTCAAAAA tttcaccACAGTGGTGCCATGCTCCTCTAGAAACTGTTAAAATGGAAGGTGGATCGGGATAA
- a CDS encoding hypothetical protein (NECATOR_CHRIV.G14599.T1), whose product MCYSALHMTAVYFIFCLFGSCLCYLTVISKKSQKRTLRNFVDMWLLFPYALIPAIMHGPSFGVTFLKFAMELLYEWLKESGLLDGEGDSTFIHHLIAAALDALPWFVLLFPLVQAILAVICIEIFRQQFFFVFTCARVYDEPAVAAPKIFNGWVSKISPQWCHAPLETVKMEGGSG is encoded by the exons ATGTGTTATTCTGCACTACATATGACTGCTGTATACTTCATATTTTGTCTTTTCGGTAGCTGTCTTTGTTATCTCACCGTTATTTCGAAGAAGTCACAAAAG CGCACTCTACGCAATTTTGTTGATATGTGGTTGCTGTTCCCTTATGCTCTCATTCCCGCTATCATGCATGGTCCTTCTTTCGGTGTGACATTCCTGAAATTCGCAATGGAGTTACTCTATGAATGGCTTAAGGAGAGCGGCCTCCTCGATGGTGAAGGAG ACTCCACTTTCATACATCACCTAATAGCAGCTGCTCTGGATGCGCTGCCGTGGTTCGTTCtactttttcctcttgttcAAGCTATCCTTGCTGTGATCTGCATAGAAATTTTTAGACAGCAG ttctttttcgtctttacATGTGCGAGAGTGTACGATGAACCCGCCGTTGCTGCTCCCAAGATTTTCAATGGATGGGTTTCAAAAA tttcaccACAGTGGTGCCATGCTCCTCTAGAAACTGTTAAAATGGAAGGTGGATCGGGATAA
- a CDS encoding hypothetical protein (NECATOR_CHRIV.G14598.T1), with protein MFIEHLRKAHLDGDCVVESFDVTSLYTNVSIDATLQATSELLLEHQATLNIGTTLTAGGPLTSRFRGYQGSEEGDDAETLARIKINNNLGSAQGSSTQSNSTMPRFKEGAITLPDVMSTLCGCKA; from the exons atgttcatagagCACCTCCGCAAAGCGCACCTTGATGGAGATTGTGTCGTCGAATCCTTCGATGTCACTTCGCTCTACACCAACGTCTCCATCGATGCTACACTACAAGCAACATCAGAGCTGCTTCTCGAACACCAGGCGACTCTTAACAT cggtaCAACTCTCACagctggtggtccgctaacatcacgatttcgtggctatcaag gctccgaagaaggcgacgacgccgaaacgttagccagaataaagatcaataacaatcttggttctgctcaaggaagtagtacacaatcaaactctacgatgccaagattcaaagaag GTGCTATCACTCTACCGGATGTCATGTCTACTCTCTGTGGTTGTAAGGCATGA